One Chordicoccus furentiruminis DNA window includes the following coding sequences:
- a CDS encoding DNA-directed RNA polymerase subunit alpha yields the protein MFDFNKPKITIEELSPDKRFGRFVVEPLERGYGTTLGNSLRRIMLSSLPGAAVSRVKIDGVLHEFSPIPGVKEDVSEIIMNLKSLAIRNTSETDEPKTAYIEYEGEGVVRASDIQVDSDIEIMNPDQVIATLDGGPNSKLNMEMTITKGRGYVSADKGKKSDQPIGEIAVDAIYTPIDRVNMNVENTRVGQQTDFDKLTLDVWTRGTLSPEEAVSLAAKVLSEHLKLFIDLTDTARTAEIMSEKENDEKEKALEMNIDELELSVRSYNCLKRAGINTVEELCSRTPEDMMKVRNLGRKSLEEVLAKLKELGLSLRESEEA from the coding sequence GTGTTCGATTTTAATAAACCGAAGATTACGATCGAGGAGCTGTCACCCGACAAGCGTTTCGGCCGGTTCGTCGTGGAGCCGCTTGAGCGCGGCTACGGCACGACGCTTGGCAATTCGCTTCGCAGAATCATGCTCTCCTCGCTCCCGGGTGCGGCTGTCAGCCGGGTGAAGATCGACGGTGTGCTTCATGAATTCAGTCCGATCCCTGGCGTTAAGGAAGACGTGTCCGAGATTATCATGAATCTCAAATCGCTTGCGATCCGGAATACGTCCGAGACGGATGAGCCGAAGACAGCCTACATTGAGTATGAGGGCGAAGGCGTGGTCAGAGCGTCCGACATTCAGGTCGATTCTGACATCGAAATCATGAACCCGGATCAGGTGATCGCGACGCTGGACGGCGGTCCGAACAGCAAGCTGAATATGGAAATGACGATCACGAAGGGCCGGGGCTACGTCAGCGCTGACAAGGGCAAGAAGAGCGACCAGCCGATCGGAGAGATCGCCGTGGATGCGATCTACACGCCGATCGACCGCGTGAACATGAATGTGGAGAATACGCGTGTCGGCCAGCAGACCGATTTCGACAAGCTGACCCTTGATGTCTGGACACGCGGTACGCTCAGCCCCGAGGAGGCGGTCAGTCTGGCGGCGAAGGTGCTCAGCGAGCATCTCAAGCTGTTCATCGATCTGACGGATACGGCCAGAACCGCGGAGATCATGAGTGAGAAGGAGAACGACGAGAAGGAGAAGGCTCTCGAGATGAATATCGATGAGCTTGAGCTTTCCGTCCGTTCCTACAACTGCCTCAAGAGAGCCGGCATCAACACGGTGGAAGAGCTTTGCAGCCGGACGCCGGAGGATATGATGAAGGTTCGAAATCTCGGACGGAAGTCCCTTGAGGAGGTTCTCGCCAAGCTCAAGGAGCTCGGGCTTTCCCTCCGGGAGAGCGAGGAGGCCTGA